The genomic region CGCTCCACGCGTTCGGCGCCGAGATAACGCGCCATGGTGGCTTTCAGTTCGGCGACGGTGACAGTCGTGCGAAAGCGCTTCAGGGTCGGTGTGCCGATCACATAACGCGGCAGGAAGATGCTGGCCTGAATGCGTTCCAGCGGCGTCGAGGCGCGCGAGAGGGAACCAAGAACGTAGAACAGCGTATTGGCCGCAAGGCTCCACACCACGCCGTTGGTCAGGGGAAGAGCATTGGTTCCGAAAAGCGCTTCCGGGCGCAATGCGGTAAAGCCGAGAAAACCATCGCGCAAAATGGCGGCATTTTCCGGCGCCATGGTGGGTAGCAGCAAAGTGTAGGCCCAGACCAGAAAGCCGGTCGAAAGACCCAGCATGGCACCGCGTCCGTTGGCATTGCGCCAGAACAGCCCGCCAATGAAGGCAGGCACGAATTGGGCAATCGCAGCAAAGGAAACGAAGCCGATCGAAGCCAGGTGGATATTGTTGGAGGTGAAGCGATAATAGGCAAACGCCAGCGCCAGAATGCCAATAATGGTGAGGCGGCGGGTGTTCAGAATGATTTTGGTCAGGTCGCGCTGTTCTGCTGCCTGTTGCTTGGCCAGCCGCCGTATGAAAAGCGGCAGCACCAGATGATTGGAGATCATGATCGAAAGCGCGACGCAGGCGACGATGACCATCGCGGTTGCCGCCGACAACCCGCCGAGAAAGGCCACGAGGGCAAGCCAGTGAGCACCAGCAGCCAGCGGCAGAGCCAGAACATACAGGTCTCCGCTGACATTGCCTCCGAGTGTCATCACGCCGATCAGCGCGATGGGAAACACGAAGATATTGATGAGCACCAGATAAACCGGGAAGAGCCACGAGGCGGTTCGCAGTTCCTTTTCACTCCGGCTTTCCACCACGGTTACATGGAATTGGCGCGGCAGCATGATGATGGCCGCGGCGCTGAGTGCGCTTTGCACGATCCATGTGCCGATGGACGTTTGATAGTGAAACGCTTCCAGCGCCTCCGGCGACTGGGATATCTGGTTGATCAGTTGCGACGGAGCGCCAAACAGGAAGAAAGTGCAGGCAAAACCGACGGTTAGGAAGGCGCACAGCTTGATGACCGATTCCAGGGCCACCGCCAGAATGAGGCCGTTCTGGTGCTCGGTGGCGTCGGTATGGCGCGTGCCGAAGAGAATCGCAAAGACAGCAAGCACAGCGGCGACGGGCAGGGAAATATCGCCGAATATGAATACTGACGGATCGACGGCCGATCCGTAATGTTCCATGACGAGGCCGACACTCCCGGAAACGGCTTTGAGCTGGAGCGCGATGTAGGGAATCGAGCCAACGGCTGCGATGCAGGTCGCAAGTGACGCGACACCAAAGCTTTTGCCGTAGCGGGCAGCGAGAAAATCGGCGATCGATGTGATGTGTTCGGATTTCGCCAGTCGAACGATATGCCGCAGCAAACGGTTGCCGAGCGTGAAGACGAGAATGGGGCCGATATAGATGCCGAGAAATTCAAGTCCGCGCTGCGCCGACAAGCCGACAGAGCCAAAAAACGTCCAGGATGTGCAGTAGACGGCCAGGCTGAGCGCGTAGATATATGGGCGCGGGGCACTGTTCCAGCGCGACGTGCGCCGGTCGCCGATGCTGGCTACCGCAAAGAGCAGCAGCAGATACAAAAAGGCGGCGCCAATAATACCCCAGCCCTGCATAGCCGGCTTGTTCCCTCACTCCTCGATCACGAATGACGCAAGCACTTTCAGTGCGCTCGCGCAAGATTATTGATCGAAAACGGTGCGTTTCTGCCGCTTTATCTTTTCTTTGGTAATTTTCGTCTACAAACTGACAGTGTGATCCTGAAAGTGCAGGGCCCTTTTCAGGACTGCGTTTGAAATGACAAAGCGCTTTCGGTTCCACTTGTGGAAAACGGCTTTGCCATCCACTGCCAGTTTTTCTGGTGCCCAGGTTGATTTGACGAACGCCACCGCGGCAGGACGGCCCAAGCGGTCCGCGTTCGTGAGGGAGACAGCAATGCTCAAGGAATTCAAGGAATTCGCCCTGAAGGGCAATATGGTCGATCTGGCCATCGGTGTTATCATCGGCGGGGCGTTCGGCGGCCTCGTCAACTCCATCGTCAATGACATCATCATGCCGATCATCGGTCTTATCACCGGCGGTATCGACTTTTCGAACATGTTCATACAGCTGGCAGGTGAACCCAAGACCACGCTGGCAGCTGCCCGTGACGCCGGTGCGACCATCGCCTACGGCAACTTCATCACTCTTCTCATCAATTTCCTTATCATCGCGTGGGTATTGTTCCTGGTGGTGAAAGCGATGAACCGCATGAAGAAGAAGGAAGAAGCAAAGCCGGAACCGGAAGCACCCCGCGAAGAGGTTCTGCTGACCGAAATCCGCGATCTTCTGGCAAAGCAGAAAGCCTGATTGACCAGGAACTGATGGATGAAACGGGGCCTTTTGGCCCCGTTTCCTTTGATCCATAAATGCGTTTGATCAGACCATCACAAAAAGCCGCGTGATTTCGCTACCGGGCCTTGATAAGCACGAAGTCAAAATCCAGATCCAACGCGGGGAAATCATGACGCTCATCGCCAATCTTCGTCGGGAAGCAGCCCAGTCACCGGAAAGCGGGATTGTGGCGGTCGCCAATCATGGGCGCGGACGCGAAGGACTTATTCCGCTGTGGGTAGGCGAGGGCGATCTTTCTACACCGGATTTCATTCGTGCCGCGGCCCAGAAAGGCATTTCTGACGGAGAGACCTTCTATACCTGGCAGGCAGGCATACCGGAGTTGCGGGAAGCGCTGGCTCGCTATCATGCGCGGCATTTTCCACTGGCTCTAAAGCCCGAGAATTTCTATGTCACCGGTTCGGGTATGCATGCCATCGAAATGGCGCTGACAGCAACCGTTGGAGCAGGTGAAGAAGCGATCTATCTCTCCCCGGCCTGGCCCAATTTTGTCGGTGCGGCTGGTCTTGCTGGCGTCACGCCGGTCCCGGTCGAACTGGAATTCGGGGACAACGGCTGGATGCTTGATCCGGAGAAGATTGCAGCCGCCATCACGCCCCGCACAAAGGCCCTATTCGTCAATACCCCATCCAATCCTACCGGCTGGACGGCGGATCGGGAAACTTTGCAATTCATTCTTGATCTGGCGCGCAAACAGGGCCTCTGGATCATTGCGGACGAGATTTATACCCACTTCTATTATGGCGGCGGTCGTGCTCCCTCCTTCATGGATATTATGGAGCCGGATGACCGCATCATCTTTGTCAATTCCTTCTCCAAAAACTGGGCGATGACGGGCTGGCGTATTGGTTGGATGACTGTGCATCCGTCGCTGGGGCCGGTTATTGAAAACCTGATCCAGTATTCGAATTCGGGCGTTGCGCAATTCATGCAGCGTGGTGCCGTTACGGCTCTCGATGAGGGCGACGCCTTCATTTCGATGCAGGTTGAGCGCGCCCGTTCCACGCGCGATAGCCTGTGCGCCGCGCTATTGGCGACAGGCAAGGTTCGCCTCACTCCTCCACAGGGTGCATTTTATCTGTTCTTCGGCGTGGACGGCGTCGAGGATTCGGTCAAGGCAGCTATCGACATGGTGGACAATGCCAATGTTGGCCTGGCGCCAGGCAGCGCATTTGGCCTTGGTGGCGAAGGGTTCTTCCGCCTTTGCTTCTGCCGCGACCCAGAACAGGTGGAAGAGGCCGCAAGGCGGCTTGTGCACTGGATCGAAAAGCGTTGAACTCATCGCTTCCCGGGTGAAGGGCGGGGGCTGCGGCCTGCCGCCACCTTCATCAGACGCTGGAAGGTCGGGCACTCCATATGGCTTTTAGCGGGACAGGTCGCTGCGTGCCGCAGCCCATCTCGAAGTGCCGCAAGATGGGCGATTGTACGGTCGAGATCATCCGCCTTCGCAGACAGGGTTTCGCGACTGATCGAAACCTGGCCGTCGGGGCCGAACATGCCCGCAATGTCATCGAGCGAAAAACCAGCCGCCTGTCCGAGGGCGATCAGGGATAGCTTGGTCACGACGCTGGGATCAAAAACGCGGCGCAAACCCCGTCGGCTGTGTGAGGCGATCAGCCCCCTTTCTTCATAGTATCGCAGTGTTGATGCGGGAATGCCTGTCACTTTCGCAACTTCCGCAATGTCCATATCTTTCATATTGACCTCAAGTCGGCTTTAACTTGTATGGTCCGCCTTTTCAATGATCCACGCAAGTGGAAAGGAAAGGTAAATGCTTGTTTTGCAGATCGTTTTCATTGGAGTGGGAGCGACACTCATAACGGATATCTGGACGATGGCGAGAGCGCGGCTGTTCGGCGTTGCTAGCCTGGATTATGGGCTGGTGGGACGCTGGTTCGGTCATATGCTGGAAGGGCGCTTCGTGCACGAGCGGATCACCGCCAGCCCGCCGGTTCGAGGAGAGAAACTTCTTGGCTGGGGTGTTCATTACGCCATCGGCGTGCTGTTTGCGGCTGGTCTGGTTGCTGCTGGCGGGCTTGAGTGGATGGCATCGCCGAAGCTCCTGCCAGCGTTAGCCTTCGGATTGTTGACCGTTGCTGCTCCATTCCTTGTCATGCAGCCCGGCATGGGGGCGGGGATCGCCGCACGAAAGACGCCAAAGCCCTGGGCCGCCCGGGGATGGAGTATAGTGACGCATCTGTGGTTCGGAGCGGGGCTCTATCTTGCGGCTCTCGCGGCCACGCTCATCTTCTGAGACAGCAAAAAGGCCGGTTGAACCGGCCTTTTATTCCAATGATCCTGCTTGTCAGCCGCCGGCCTTGGAGACCATCAGCGGAATGATCCGCTCGGAACTGGCGGGCTGTGAGACAGTGGGTTCGGCGTAGGGGATGCCGAGCGTGTTCCACACTTCCAGAAGTGCATCCTTGAGGCCGTCAATCAAGGCGTCATCATGCAGGGGCGACGGCGTGATGCGCAATCTTTCGGTGCCGCGCGGAACGGTCGGATAGTTGATCGGCTGGATATAGATGTCATGCACTTCAAGCAGGCGGTCGCTGGCCTTTTTGCAAAGCTCGGGATCGCCGACCAGAATGGGCACGATGTGGGTTTCCGACGACATGACGGGCAAACCGGCGGCAGAAAGTACATCCTTGGCGCGCCGCGCCTGACGCTGCTGGCCGTCGCGCTCCACCTGCGAGGTCTTAAGGTGCCGGATCGCAGCCGTCGCGGCTGCAGCGACTGCCGGGGGCAGGGAAGTGGTGAAGATGAAGCCCGGTGCGTAGGAGCGCACCGCATCGACAATCGCACGCGAGCCGGTAATGTAACCGCCGAGCGCGCCGAAAGCCTTGGCAAGCGTGCCCTCGATAATATCGATGCGATGTGCAAGGCCATCGCGTTCGGTAATGCCGCCGCCGCGTGCACCATACATGCCGACCGCATGAACTTCATCGATATAGGTCATGGCATTATATTTATCGGCCAGATCGGCGATCTTCTCGATCGGCGCGATATCGCCGTCCATGGAATAGACGGATTCGAACACGATCAGCTTTGCGCGCGCAGGATCGGCAGCCTTCAGCAGCTGTTCCAGATGCTCGACGTCATTGTGACGGAAAATCTTCTTCTCCGCACCCGAGCGGCGCACGCCCTCGATCATCGAAGCATGGTTCAACTCGTCAGAAAGGATAAGACAGTTCGGCAGCAATCGGGCAATCGTGGAAATCGAGGCTTCGTTGGAGACAAAGCCCGATGTGAAAACGAGTCCGGCTTCCTTGCCGTGCAAATCAGCGAGTTCGTTTTCCAGTTCGACGAGCGGGTGGTTATTGCCGGAAATATTGCGCGTTCCGCCGGAACCTGAGCCAGCATTACCTGCTGTGTCGCACATAGCCTTGATGACATCGGCATGGTGGCCCATGCCAAGATAGTCATTCGAACACCAGACGGTGATTTCGCGGGCAGTGCCATTGTTGCGCCAGATAGCTCGGGGGAAACGTCCGACAATACGTTCAAGATCTGCAAAAACGCGGTAACGCTTCTCGGCGTGCAACTGGTCGATCGCTTCTTCGAAAAAACGGCGATAGTCCATAATGCGCTCCTTAGTCTGTGCCCTAACTAGCGCTTTTGGCACTTGCCGTCCATGGCGCATTGATGGGCAATTTGCCACGTTTGAATGAAGCAGCATTGATTGAAATCAAGCAAGTAGGCTCGACACTGGCAATAATGACAACCATTGTCATCACGAACCATATCGGAATATCGCGCAGAGTGATTGGTTTCGACGTAGAGTTGCTTGAATAAGCAGCCAAAAATCGCCAGCTGTTTCCAGCATCCAACACAAAACGCGGCATTTGCATGAAATCAACGCGCTCGGCGATGAACTATCCAGCCTCAAACACTGGCGATTGGAACGCCTATTGGGGCGCTTCCCCGATGCGACATTTGCGATTGCTATGGCGTCATGTGCAGCTTTCGGTTCCAAACCGAAAAAACAAGGCAAATCTTATCGCCACAGCTGGAAGCTTCCAGACTTTGAAGCCCGATGATCTGCCGCTCGTTTGCGTGGTGCGCAATGCAGCAGCCTACATCAAATCCTTTTTGCGCTATTATCGCGAGATGGGTGTTACGCGCTTCATCGTCGTTGACGACCGGTCGGACGATGGTACGGCCGAAATATTATCCAGCGCCCCTGATGTGGATCTGTACTCCTCGAGCATCCGTTATGCAGAGGCCGACCGCGGCCGTGCCTGGCGCGATGCTTTGTTCAATCTTTATGGGCGCGGACGCTGGTATCTGTCTGTCGATGCCGATGAGTTCTTCGTGTTTCCGAGAATGGAGCAGCGGAATATCCGCTCGTTTATCGAGGAACTGGAGCAGAATGGAATTCGCCGATGCCTGGCGCCGATGATCGATATGTATCCCGGCGGTTTGCTGCGCGAAGGGGTTTTTGTCGATGATGGGACCAGATATCCATTCGAGGTGTCCTCACATTTCGATGGCGACGGCTATACGGTGACGCCGGAAAAGTTTGGCGTAGCTGTGCGCGGTGGACCGCGTCTGCGCCTGTTCGGACGCAGCATGCGCCTTTCAAAATTCCCGCTGATTTGGGTCGACGGAAAAACGGATTATCGCCGAGGCAGCATTCACGGGCCCGGACCGTGTTTCCGTAATTTTCTACCCGCTACCGGGGCTCTTCTCCATTATCGGTTTTCATCGCTCTCGGTCAGCGAATTCAAACGTATCGCCTCGGAAAAGAGCCACGCGGGCGGGGCCGAGCATTACAGGGCAATCGTTGAAAACGAGCGTTTTTCGGATGACCTGTCACTCGTTTACGAAGGCTCGTTGCAATACACAGGCCCTGCCGGTCTCGTTGAACGTGGCTTCATGGCCGATTTGCGAGATATAAAGCCGGCGGCGGGACCGAAGTGCCGCATTAGCACGTAAAGGTCTTACGCAGGAACTGAAGCAACATATCATTGCGCCTGATCGTAAGGCGTGGAATGCCGAACGGATCGTCAGTTGGTCTTGCGCGGCGTTTTTCCGTCGTCGTCGCGTTTGTATAACCTGCCGCTTCGACGATCTTGCGTGTCGCTGCGTTTTCTCCACCGTAAGGATAGGCGAAAGACGTGACTTCGCTGCCGAGCACGTCCTCGATCCTTGTCCGTGATTGGTGAATCTGCGCTATGGCGTCCTTTTCGCTCGCGTCCGGAAGGAAGATATGGTCGAGCGTATGCGAACCAACTTCATGCCCGAGCGTTGCCCATTCTCGCAATTCCGCAACGCTCATGCAGGTGGCGCGCGCGACGCCGATCTTCTGATCCCAAAGATTGAAACCGCCAATCTGGTTGGCGACGAAATAGTTTGTGGCGGTGAAGCCGAACTCCTGCAACACGGGCAGGGCGTTGCGGAAGACGTTCTCGAAACCATCGTCAAAGGTGATGACAGCAACTTTGCCCTGTTTCTTGCCGTAGATGTAGGGCAGTGCGTCCCGCACCGACAGGCCGCGATAACCCAGCCTTTTCAGCCACGCCATCTGCTGGCGAAAGCGATCCGGATGAACGATCATGCTGCGATAGGGGGCGCGGTGCGTCGGCGGCACGTCTATCTGGTGATAAAGAAGAATCGGAACGGGCACGAGAACCTCAAACAGCTGCGCGCGAGCGCGATTTTATCTTCCAGCGATAGAGCGGGCGCAAGATTTCACGCTTCAGCTTGTCTGGCAGGGAACGCGATTTCTGGATCGTACTGCCGCCCAGCTGCACGGATATTTCTTTCACGCCGCCCGGAAGGACGGACAGTGGTTTCAGCCCGGTTACCCAGTTCATTTGCGCGGTGGTGTCGACAGGGCGGTCGAAGACTTCGGTTGCCGAGAGCAGCCGTTGCGCGGCTTCCCGCCCGACAAGCTGCGCCACCATGCCGAGGCCGACCGGCACCGGCTCGATGATGCGTACCCCTTCCGTCGTCAGCACCACCCGGCCGCTTTCCCGCTCGCGAAAGGGAAAGCGGATAAAACTGTGGGCTTTGAGAAGCTGGCATGAGGCGGAATAGGCTGCGGCAAATTCCGGCGTCAGTTCCACATCATCTTCCAGCACCAGGCCTGCGTCCAACCCTTGATCGACAATAGCCTGCCAGGCCTTCCGGTGCGAAAGGAAACAGGCAATTTCATTAGTGCTGAGTTGAAATGGATAGCGGGGCTTGTGTGCCGACCGCCGATAGACACGGCTGATCGTTTGCGCATCGAGCGTGCGGCCGTCGACAGCGTTGACGACGTCTGTTTCAATCGGCAGCTTTCGAATAAGCGCTTCGACCTGGGGCTGGCGGTCGGTGGCGCGCTCCAGATGGATGATGAAAGCCTTGACGGCCCTCTGCGGGCCGTCACTCGCGGTAATGTCAGGACGCGTTTCGTTCATGGTCCCTATTTACCTTGGAACACATGGAAAAGCTCCAGGAATTTTGCAGATCAGACAGGCTGCCAGCCTGGTTCGACACGATCGGCTTCCGCCCGCCACAGATCCGCGTAGTCGACGTTCTGCCAGTCCTTGAACCACGGCCCGCCGCGCGTGTAATGGACGACTTTCGGCAGTCCGGTTTCCGGCTTCTCGTTCCAGCCTTCAAGCCAGTTGTAATCCGTCGGCAATGCACCGATTTCATCGTCAGCAGCCCACTGCATACGGTGCAGATAGGCCCCGCTTTCGCGGTTGACCAGTTCGGGCGTCAGCTTGCGCGTCGAAGGATGCTCGCAGTTGAACAGCATGCAGGAAGACCAGTTCTTGCGCGGATAGCTGGTCTGCACCTTGCCATCCATCTTCACGCTGTCTTTGGGCTGATAATCATGCTGAACGCAATAAACGGCTTTCGAAGGATCGTTATAGGATTGAAGGCCAGCAATATCGCCGAGGAAAAGGAAGTCGCAATCGCAAAAAAGTGCCCAGCCCTTATAGCCCGCAAGCCATGGCGTGAAAAAACGCGAATAGGTAAACTCAGTCGACGCCAGCGGGTCGACTTCTCGCGTGTAGGCTCCCTGTTCCACAAGATCCTGCAGCTTGATCGGCACGATTTCCAACGGAATAGAAGAATGTTTCAACGCCGATGCTTTGGCGACGTCGTATGCGATGGGCTCGCGAGAATCCCACCCGATGAAAATGCGCAACGGTTCACTCATTCATATGCTCCTTTAAAGCGATTGCCTCGTGATCGTTCTCACGCCTTCTGCCGAAAATTATAGGTATGTGCAGCGTCATTGAATAAGGCTGATACGCCCGGACTTTACCTTTTGCTCAACCCAGCTGCGCTCATCCCCCCAGGTGTGACGTTTCCATCCTTCCCAGGTGAAGCCGCAGATTTTCACGTCCCAGCTTTCCTGCGGGCACTTTTCGAGCATGTACCAGATGCCAAAAAAACCAGTACTTGGAAAGACTTTGCTTATGTTCTCTTCGGTTACGCCCAGCTCTTTGCACCCGGCCAGATAGAACTGGGGCGGCATGATCCGGATTTCCTTGCCGGCAGAACCGACAACCTCAATGGTCTGCATGGTCCAGTCACCGCGCCGTCCCTTGAGACGGGAAAGGAAATTCGGGCGGGGGTGGTATTTGCGGATGATGCTGGGATGATAGGCCAGCATCACTTCCTTGGCCGCCTTGAAGGTCGGTGTCTGTACGAAGCCGGGATCGCGCAGACGCCGCTGCATGGGCTTGCTGGAGGTTGCCAGCATCAGGAGATCCGTCCGGGTGCCACTCATGCCGATTGATTGTTTGGGTTCATTGAAACGGACAACAAAATCCGCTGCATCCACTTCGGCAGAAAGATCGCGCGGCAAAGGCGCGTTGCCGACGATGATCAAGGTCTTTTTCATGCACTCCAACTCAAAATAGAACGAACCACGGCCGACTGTGAAATAGCGGGCATCTCTAAAACCAGAATTACATAATGAATGCGATATTTGGAGACTATTTCTCGGAAGAAATTGAAATCCGGTGGAAATGCTGGGATTTCGCTGCGATCACGGCTGCCATGCAGGAAATGCACTTCTCAAACGGCACAGGAAGGCGGAAGCTCACACTCGGGAGGAAGATAAAAAAAGGGGATACCACAATGAATCTTCGTACCCACTTCCATCGCTGGATGCAATATCGCGAAAACGTTCGCGAACTCAGCGGCTGCACAGACCGCGAGCTTTCCGATCTGGGGCTTTCCCGTACAGATATTCATCGCGTTGCTCGCGAAGCCGCTTTCGCGTGAACAAGTCAGGGTCGTTGTTCTTTTGGAAACGCGACCCTGAACCGATCCGCAGGAAACCTCCAAAACCTACACATCGCCCGGTTTCTTGAAACGGATGTGAATGTTGTCGCTTGCGAGGTCGAAGCCAGCATAGTTACGCTGAAAGGCAATGAGCGCATCGTTGACGCCCTTTGAATAATCGTCTTCCTGCACGTCGATATGGTGCCGGTAAAGTATCCTGTCGTCCTTATAGAATATAACCTGACCTTCCATCATAGCCTCCTTCTGATGACGCGCAGAGCAGAAATCCGTCGGCGGTTTCAGGCGTCATGCGCTTTGAAACGGGTGGGTAGAGCAATATTCTACACACGGGCCTATGGCTGAAGTGGTGCCGAAGGCACTTATCCAGTCGGTATGTCTATTTGAGATAGGCGATATGACGGGTGTTTCAAGATGATGCAGCGCCGGTTCGGGCTTTGCTGAGCTCGAGCCATGCACGAGCCGCGTGAGACAGGAATGCACCTTTCCGCCAGATCAACGCCAGATGCCAGCTCACGTCCGCGCCTTTGATCTTGTGAATGCGCACGCCGGGGTGATGCCGCTGTTCCGCGATCATTTTCGGCAGAAAGCCGATCCCCATGCCCGCTGCCACCAGTTCCACGATGAAGTCGATCTGGCTGGAACGGACCGCCACGTTCGGAGAGAACCCATGCGAACGACATGCATCGAGGATGATATGATTGAGGGCAAAGCCGCTCTCGAAAAGAATGAAAGGCAGGCTGGCGATATCGCGCAGCGAAACGCCGTCGTCCTGCGCCTTCGCGTGATCGGCGGGGAGCAGCGCCACAACCGGTTCGCATCGCACATCCTGCCATTCGAAACTGTCTCCAACCGGCAGAAGCGAAGCCGCGAGTTCCACATCGCCCGCCAGCAGCAGTTCCTCCAGCCTTCTGCTGCCGTGCTCGACCAGTTGAATGTCGATCTGCGGATAAAGCTTCGTATAGGCTGCGAAAACGGGCGCAAAAAGCACGCTGGAGCCAATGGGCGGCAGCCCGAGCCTCAGGAGGCCGCGCTTGAGGCCGCGCAATTCATTGAGTTCGGCCAACATGTCGTCCTTTTCCGCCAGCATCGCGAGCGCGCGACGGAAGACGATCTCGCCCGCCGCAGTGAGCCGCGAGGGCGAAACTTCACGATCAAGCAGGACCAGTCCCAATTCGTCTTCAAGCTGCCTGACCGCTTTGCTGACGGTCGATTGGGTCGCGTTGATAGCTTTTGCGGCAGCGGAAAAGCCGCCCTGCCGCACCACTTCGACAAAAGCCTGAAAGCTGCGCAAATTCATGAGCCATTCTATTACGGAATAGCTGCAATGAAATCAATTCATTTCTAGAATAGCGCCTCCCAGCCTATATTCATCGATGAAAATGCCTCGGTTCCTATTGGAAAGCACATGAACGCCCACAGCCTCCTGATCCGGTTTCGTTACGCATTGCATCACAGCCGCCTGATGCAGATTGCGACGCTGGTTGGCTTCTGGCTGGCGGGTGAGTTCTTCGTTCGCCTGGTCGGCCTCCCGCTTCCTGGTGGCATTGTCGGCATGGCGCTGGTGCTGGCTCTCCTTCTGAGCGGGCGCATCAGCCTCTTCAGCATGAAGCGCGGGGCGGAGTGGTTCCTCGCGGAGATGCTGCTCTTTTTCGTTCCTGCGGTTCTTGCGGTCCTCGAGCATCAGGAATTGATAGGCCTGCTCGGCCTCAAGATCATGGCCGTGATTTTGCTGGGCACATTGACGGTGATGAGCGTCACCGCATTGACGGTGGACCTCTGCTACCGGTGGAGCCTGCGTTATGTCGCTAAGTAACCCGCTTGTAGCGACGCTTTTCTGGTCCGCCGCAACGATCCTGCTTTATCTCGCCGCCAAGCGCGTCTATCGCCGTTTTCCCCTGTGGTGGCTGACGCCGCTGGCCGTCACCCCCCTGTTGCTGATGGCGCTCGTTATCGGGCTCAACCAGAACTATCGCGGGTATTTCAGCGCCACCCACTGGCTGGTCGCGCTGTTGGGACCTGCAACCGTTGCCTTTGCAATCCCGATCTATCAGCAGCGTGCCACGATCCGCCGCTATTGGCCGGTGCTTCTGGCAGGGGTGGTGGTGGGAAGTTCGTCGGCAATGGCTTCCGCATGGGGGCTGGCACATCTGTTGGGACTCAACGAAGCTATCAGCCTCAGCCTGATGCCCCGCTCGATGAGTACGCCATTTGCGATGACGGTTTCCGGCGACATTGGCGGCACGCCGGATCTGACTGCCATCTTTGTGGTGCTCACCGGCGTGTTTGGCGCGGCGATGGGCGAAGTTATGCTCAACTGGCTGCCCATCCGCTCGGCGCTGGCACGCGGAGCCCTTTTCGGCATGGGCGCCCACGGCGCCGGTGTCGCGAAGGCGCATCAGATCGGCAGTGAGGAAGGTTCCATTGCCGGGCTGGTCATGGTGCTTGTAGGACTGGTGAATGTGCTGGCCGCGCCTCTGATCGCTCACTTTCTATAAACGCCCGGAAACCGGTGTCTTATGTGCGTGGGCACTTTCATGAAAACAATTGG from Brucella intermedia LMG 3301 harbors:
- the mscL gene encoding large conductance mechanosensitive channel protein MscL, which produces MLKEFKEFALKGNMVDLAIGVIIGGAFGGLVNSIVNDIIMPIIGLITGGIDFSNMFIQLAGEPKTTLAAARDAGATIAYGNFITLLINFLIIAWVLFLVVKAMNRMKKKEEAKPEPEAPREEVLLTEIRDLLAKQKA
- a CDS encoding pyridoxal phosphate-dependent aminotransferase; amino-acid sequence: MTLIANLRREAAQSPESGIVAVANHGRGREGLIPLWVGEGDLSTPDFIRAAAQKGISDGETFYTWQAGIPELREALARYHARHFPLALKPENFYVTGSGMHAIEMALTATVGAGEEAIYLSPAWPNFVGAAGLAGVTPVPVELEFGDNGWMLDPEKIAAAITPRTKALFVNTPSNPTGWTADRETLQFILDLARKQGLWIIADEIYTHFYYGGGRAPSFMDIMEPDDRIIFVNSFSKNWAMTGWRIGWMTVHPSLGPVIENLIQYSNSGVAQFMQRGAVTALDEGDAFISMQVERARSTRDSLCAALLATGKVRLTPPQGAFYLFFGVDGVEDSVKAAIDMVDNANVGLAPGSAFGLGGEGFFRLCFCRDPEQVEEAARRLVHWIEKR
- a CDS encoding helix-turn-helix domain-containing protein; the protein is MKDMDIAEVAKVTGIPASTLRYYEERGLIASHSRRGLRRVFDPSVVTKLSLIALGQAAGFSLDDIAGMFGPDGQVSISRETLSAKADDLDRTIAHLAALRDGLRHAATCPAKSHMECPTFQRLMKVAAGRSPRPSPGKR
- a CDS encoding DUF2938 domain-containing protein, whose product is MLVLQIVFIGVGATLITDIWTMARARLFGVASLDYGLVGRWFGHMLEGRFVHERITASPPVRGEKLLGWGVHYAIGVLFAAGLVAAGGLEWMASPKLLPALAFGLLTVAAPFLVMQPGMGAGIAARKTPKPWAARGWSIVTHLWFGAGLYLAALAATLIF
- the hemA gene encoding 5-aminolevulinate synthase, yielding MDYRRFFEEAIDQLHAEKRYRVFADLERIVGRFPRAIWRNNGTAREITVWCSNDYLGMGHHADVIKAMCDTAGNAGSGSGGTRNISGNNHPLVELENELADLHGKEAGLVFTSGFVSNEASISTIARLLPNCLILSDELNHASMIEGVRRSGAEKKIFRHNDVEHLEQLLKAADPARAKLIVFESVYSMDGDIAPIEKIADLADKYNAMTYIDEVHAVGMYGARGGGITERDGLAHRIDIIEGTLAKAFGALGGYITGSRAIVDAVRSYAPGFIFTTSLPPAVAAAATAAIRHLKTSQVERDGQQRQARRAKDVLSAAGLPVMSSETHIVPILVGDPELCKKASDRLLEVHDIYIQPINYPTVPRGTERLRITPSPLHDDALIDGLKDALLEVWNTLGIPYAEPTVSQPASSERIIPLMVSKAGG
- a CDS encoding glycosyltransferase family 2 protein — its product is MKSTRSAMNYPASNTGDWNAYWGASPMRHLRLLWRHVQLSVPNRKNKANLIATAGSFQTLKPDDLPLVCVVRNAAAYIKSFLRYYREMGVTRFIVVDDRSDDGTAEILSSAPDVDLYSSSIRYAEADRGRAWRDALFNLYGRGRWYLSVDADEFFVFPRMEQRNIRSFIEELEQNGIRRCLAPMIDMYPGGLLREGVFVDDGTRYPFEVSSHFDGDGYTVTPEKFGVAVRGGPRLRLFGRSMRLSKFPLIWVDGKTDYRRGSIHGPGPCFRNFLPATGALLHYRFSSLSVSEFKRIASEKSHAGGAEHYRAIVENERFSDDLSLVYEGSLQYTGPAGLVERGFMADLRDIKPAAGPKCRIST
- a CDS encoding polysaccharide deacetylase family protein translates to MPVPILLYHQIDVPPTHRAPYRSMIVHPDRFRQQMAWLKRLGYRGLSVRDALPYIYGKKQGKVAVITFDDGFENVFRNALPVLQEFGFTATNYFVANQIGGFNLWDQKIGVARATCMSVAELREWATLGHEVGSHTLDHIFLPDASEKDAIAQIHQSRTRIEDVLGSEVTSFAYPYGGENAATRKIVEAAGYTNATTTEKRRARPTDDPFGIPRLTIRRNDMLLQFLRKTFTC
- a CDS encoding glycosyltransferase family 25 protein is translated as MNETRPDITASDGPQRAVKAFIIHLERATDRQPQVEALIRKLPIETDVVNAVDGRTLDAQTISRVYRRSAHKPRYPFQLSTNEIACFLSHRKAWQAIVDQGLDAGLVLEDDVELTPEFAAAYSASCQLLKAHSFIRFPFRERESGRVVLTTEGVRIIEPVPVGLGMVAQLVGREAAQRLLSATEVFDRPVDTTAQMNWVTGLKPLSVLPGGVKEISVQLGGSTIQKSRSLPDKLKREILRPLYRWKIKSRSRAAV